The following DNA comes from Castor canadensis chromosome 15, mCasCan1.hap1v2, whole genome shotgun sequence.
GAAAAGCCTCTAACATTTTCCAGTTAACTTGAAGCAGAATCCCAAGTCCTCACCATTGTCAGCTGTGGTCAGGGCCCTGTGTGATACGACTCTAGTAGGCCTCTGGCCTCCTTCCAGGgtttctctgcttttcttcctcttaGGCTTTGTTCAGAGGCCTAACTCTTGTTTGTACTCTTCCCTGCTCTGCCCCACACCCCCCTCCCCGGTCCTTTAATTTTCCCACTTTAGTTTTCTTCCAGCACTCAGCACAGCTAGAAATACAAGCTCTAAAAGAACAGGTACTTCACCTGTCTTGTTCCATGCTTGTATCACCAGCACCTACACAGTGTCTATACCTAGTACTTGCTTTACATGTTTGTGGAATGGATACATGAATGAAACTCACTGCGGAGTCTCTTCTGATCCTTTATGCTTTCAAATGTATTAAACAGAGAGCTTGCATAACTATTGTCAATGTAAAGTCAAATCTAGTTAATACCATAAAGTCTTTCTATGGGGTTTTATAAAAATTACCCAGTAAAAGACAACAGTGAACTGCAACAGGATCATTTGGCTTCTCTGAGACTCTGCTGTCCAGTTCCTAAAACACTGGCAGGACCATATGTCCCTGGACCCCTGGGGCCCAGAGGAGTTTCCCAGTTgatgaaagaggaaagagagtttTGACTAGGAGGAGTCTGGCTCCCCCTACTTGCACTAGTgcagttttgtttctgttttctctatATATTGGGGATGAaatttgatttgaaaaaaaaacagtctaCTTTGTGAAAGCTTTAAAAACCATGGAATTAGTAGAACACAAAAGTTATTTTTAGTGCAGTTCTGATTCAGatagcttcatttttttaaaataatattgtttCTTCATCATTCTGTACTCCCTCTCCCACAGAAATCACCATTGAATAGTGTTTAAGTATCCTAAAGAAATATGTGCAATTATGTACCAATTAAAATTATTGATTAGAAAGAATACACTGTGAATTTCCTAAGAGATAATAAGGCATGTAGATAAATAACGAGACTGTCATCACCAAGACTGATTTTCATGAAACCAGAGTCCTGTCTATATGCTTACCATAAACTGCCCATTGCTTACCATGGTGCCTGATACAGAgcttattcagtaaatatttcatAGTTAAATTGATGAGTGGATATTTGAAGAGAACAAAAATTTACCCTTAAGGACAATACATTATTTTGTAATAACAGGTGAAAACATTGGAATGTTTGCATATGAATCTGTCCTTTTTCATTATGATGTTTTTTAAATACCATATTGTAATAGACCATTTAAAAACACTGTTTACTAAGTGGCCAATTTATTGCACCTACCTTTAATTCGTCATGATTCTgtgttatttaaaatgtaaaccaTTTGCAAGCCTTCCAGCATGCTTGAGTTTAGGTGACTCAGTGCATTCCTTCACTGCTTGTGAGAGTATTCTGAAATGGTTTGAGCCTATGCTCTCTGCCTTCTTCAGAGCATGGTCATAGACATTTCAAACagttggaaaaaatatataaaatataaaactgaagtattcaacatgattttctttcttttaaaaacccTTTTTTGTCTGATTTTGCATTTAAAGTAGGATCTTTGTAGAATGTTGGCTTTCAGATAAagagtccttttttgtttttatcaggaAATTATACTGTGGGAGGTACTCAAGGTAATAATAATTTGGGGGCAACTTTGAGACCACTGTAGGTCATTAACTTTCCAATTTGGCAGACCTGCTTGAAGTTGATAGAAAAAGTTACTGAGATTGCAAAACCATTTTAGTTGAGATAGTTTAAAGTGAAAGCAATGTAATATTAAGAAACTATAAACTACTAACCTGCAGAGTTGTGCTAGGAATGAGAATGACAGCTTCTCACCCTGCACATTGCCTAATAAGATTTTGAGGTTTGGTACATTTTAGTATCATCACTCTAAAAATTACTCCTATCAGCCACTAACATGCTGTAGTATGACAGTGTGTATATACCATGGCAAACCCCATTTAAGAATAAatacacacttttaaaaaatgaaggataggaaggtaaaataggtcctgtccaaGGATAgataccagtgagaggggagagggtgaagggggaTAAATATGGTCATATACtgaaaatagagtaatgaaacctgttgaaattgtcctaagaagcggggggagaacagtggagggaatgaacctaattaagatacattgtaagcatatatgtaagtgtcacaatgaaatccccctgtacaactaatgcatgcttaataaaaatgtaaaaaaaagataGGCAGGGATATTgtgagaactgaaaaaaaaaagtgtgtatatgtatgaatatCAGTGCACAATTTGGATATTATTTACTCATGTATTTGTTTTACTTATGAATTCATCTTTCCCTTTAGGTAAAGAGGATGAATATCCAAAGAAACCTTTGGGGCAGCTTCCACCTGAATTTCATTCTGGAGGTACTAATCACCTGAGCAATGGACAAAGAAGTGTTGGCAGACCCAGTCCCCATCTAAGCAGCAGAAGAGAAAGTGGGTCCTCACCTCACAAAAAACATGAGCATTCCCCTCACCATCACAGTAGAGCTGGTACACCAGAAAGAGTTCAGCAGCTAAGGCGGAAATCGGTGGATGAGGATAGTAAAAACCCGAAAGATGAAGCAAagtttcaaagaaaaccttcatcAGGTCCACAAGACAATTCCAGACACTATAATCATGCAGCTGCTAACCAAAATAGCAATGCTACTTCAAATATCAGGAAGGAATTTATGCCCAAGTGGAATAAACCATCAGATATTTCAGCTCTTGAAAGAACTGCCAAGTATGCCATTGAAGGCAGGAGTAGATCACTGCACCCCACCCTAACAGTCACCGTCCCAAGTTCTGCTGATACCCGAGTCTCAAATGTAAGGCAAAAGATGAAGGTTTTGGATGCTGGTGATGGGAAGCGGGGCTCCAATGCATCACAGTATGATAACGTGCCTGggagtgaaaatgaaaatggaggTTCCGTTGAAGATGCCTCTGCTTTCTCCCAAAGTCCACGGAACGTCGTTCACTCTAACAGTCCAAGAAAGCATGCTGAGCCAAGTTCTAGTTCATCAAAAATGTCCAACAAGTTTACTTTTAAAGTGCAGCTTCCAAGCTATATAAGATACCCATCCCAGTTAGAAGGGGAAGACCGAGGGACTGTGCATCCACCCTCTTACAGCAATCCCCCTGTTTACCATGGAAATTCTCCAAAACACGTTCCCACTGCTAACAGCAGCTCTGGATCCCCTCAGATCAGCCCTGGGGCTCAAATGAATCTTTCCAGGAGACCTTATGGTTCTACTCTTTCAGTTGATACTTCCCCAGAAAAATCTTTCAGCCGCCCAACTCCTATTGTTCTGCCCTCTAGTCGAATAGAAGTCCTTCCTGTTGACATTGGTGCTGGGGGGTATGCAGGCCATTCAGGATCACCAAAGAATGGAAATTTCATCATTCCTCCAGTGGATTATTTGCCAGAGAACAGAAAGTGGTCAGAAGCTAGTTATACATACAGACCTGAGATACATGGACCATCATGGACTCGAGATGCTAGTCGTAGCCATTTAAGCAATTTACCAAAATATGCACCCTTTCAACATGTGCCCTTTCAAGACCATAATCTCCCAGCAGTTTCAGTAGATAGTCCTGTGCGGTATAAAATGTCACCAGCTGTAGAAGATGCCAGTCCAGCTGGGTATCAGTATGCAGGGCCCTCGCCTCCAGCATATCACTACAGAAACCGAGAAGGGCTTTCTGTTCAAGAATCAGTATTGCTGTGagagtttttctcttctctctgaagACAAGAGAATAGAAACCATACAAAACCTACATTGCTATGTTTATACTTGCCAAAGCAGTATTTTATACTATTGTAAACAACTTGCACAATTCTAATGTATGCTAGTAATAAGAATGTATGTAGATGCTGCTTAAGATGAGCATTTTGAATTGCATCATCACTGAACCTGTTAAAAGAATTTAACCCGGAAACATAGCAATAGCATTTAGGGATGCACGAACAATTATGAttctttactcagtttcattCATATCTTTCTCCAAACCTGAACATTTTTATCTGTTGGCCCATTCTACTTTGACTGATGTTACGGAGCACTGAAAAACTGTAGAGGAGATATTTTTAAGGCTATATGTAGTTTGTCTTTCATAAACACTATAGCATCTGTGCATACACATTTGAATGCAGAACTgaagaaatggtttttaaaactacttttaatGTAGAACCACAGAATAAtgttaatctttttttccttaactTATCTTTCAGTTCAGTTTTCTGCCCGTATTTTTAACCCAGGCCCTAAACTGCCTAAAGCATTTGCCCTGACTTTATTAATACAGCATCTCAGCAAATGCTCACCATTCTCTTTCAGTTGCTGCCATTTTATTTCCATGTGAAGACTGAAGGCATTGGAGAGGAAGGCTAACTAATTAATGGTGCTTAAAAATCAGGGCAGTTAATGTAAGTTTATGGCCGGAGGTGCAGCCCTGCTTATATCCTTTTTCACCAGATCAGTCTTAGTGCTTTTGTCACCTTGACTCTGGTTTGGCTCTTGCACAACTCAGAGTGCAGTATTTCTCACCAGATGCAAAGGAGATGCTATTGCACAGCTCTCCAGAGAGCCTATTCATCATGCAGCGCTCAGAGTGGCAGCAGAAGGAATGCCTTTGAAGCTCCTTTGAAAGCAGGGTTAAGATATGGTTACTTCTCACTCTGCCTCTTAAATTCTTACAGGGCCTTAGGAAGAGCTGGCCCCAAGGTGTCTGTTTGCAGGGTCTTTTTCCTTCCTGGCACTCTTTCTTGAAGAATATTATCCAtgttaaaattatagaaaaaaccCATAATTATTAATAGGCATCTAGgattttgatcttttaaaaaaaatacagtgtgaTTGTTttacttctgaattttttttcccttttcagtgAAAAAATTCAGGTTAATGGTTAAAAAACAAATCAGtgatgtctttaaaaatattctattacaCTACAGTTGCCAAAACACTGACAAAGTTTTGGGTACTCTAAGAAAAGATGACTTTGTGTTTAATTGGAGTTCTTGTTTTCAGCGTTACCTAACAGAAGGTAGAAAGTCTAATGTTGATGGCTCTTCCTGTTGCAAGTTGGGGCTTTAAACTTTTGAGGTACAAAAATATGTCCTAAAAATGAAAGTAACATTTGTTTAGCTAGTGAATGTGACAATATCTTAATGTGTACAATGAGTCGATGTAATTTTAATCAACTTGGTGATGATGTTATTAAAtgacaaaacaaatgcagtgtatTAAAACTAAACACtacactgaaactgaaacaaaatCCTGGTGATGTAACTGGGCTCGATTTAGATCATGTGGAAgctgagaaataaatgtgtataaAAATGTAGATGAGGATATTAATTCCAATTTTTAAACTATGATTCTGTGACTTGTAATTGACCAAGCTGTACAATTTAGTTTGTGATAGCAGCACCTGAGCTGttccaaaaaatatatatcaacaGTGGTAAATATTgtagatttttatatatatatgctatatatatatatatatgctatatatacacacacacacacacacacacacacacacacacactattttcTTATGTCATCTATGACATTTTTATCTGTATGCTTTTTTTGATGTGACTGGTTTTAACATGCTAAAAGTAACAAGAATATGTTGTTTTGTGTCTTCTATGTGCATTTTTTCAAATGGCAAAAGTGCCACATCCCTGATGCTTCTAAGGCTAATTCTCTTCTGATTGGGAAGATGTGGCCCAGTGCTCACCCCAGGGGTTATGCAATTCTGTGTTGTAGGTTTTATTAATTTCCAGTAAGACTGTATTTAGAATTACATCacctttcctttattttgtgaCATTATTAATGATAATGAGATATTATTTCTAGTCTTCCCCATTATAAAATGTTCTCTATGTTAGTGTTTTAAGTAGgaaattttactttgaaattattttgccaCCATGCAATTTTACtccttcaaatttattttttaataaaaggtaaatcaaaattataatactGGCAGAGTGGGTCACATATATCTGTGAAGAAGATTTTGTAATGATTTTCAAGGTGTGGAGACCGGTTTACTCTGTAACCGCATGTACTCCATGTATTTGCCATAGTAAGTCTTTTCTTCGTGACacttttgcccatttatttagtgCTTAGTTTAAAACGTTAGAGAAATTAGATCCAGGCTCTCAAAGGGTTTTAAAACTTTAccctttcatgtgttttttttgtttttttttaaatagaattttttaaatggacagCTTCTTAACTATGAGAGGTATATATAAGTTCAgatatcaaaatatcaatgatAGAATGAGATCAAAAGAGATTCAGTCAATAGGACCATTTTGGAGAAGAAAGATGTTACAGTACAAAACTGTTAACTTTTTCCATGTTAAGAATACTTTAATACTGAATGTTGTCATGCAGACTATAATTTTAAAGTAGACTCTCATACTCACTTTACATTTCTTGGTTCCCATCCTACTACAAGCACAGAAACTGTGCCTATTCAGTACTCTACTAAGGTCTCTTCATTTTCAGGATTAGGGAACAACATACCCTGTCTAATAGGGTTTTACTCACAGAGGACTTATAGCTTCCTCTTCTGGAAATAAGGTGATTATTCTGTTATCTTTTGGATTCACACCTTTATTTTGGTATGATTTCAGTATTGATGGTGTGTATGCAACCTTAGTCTTACTAAGATTATGGTCtagggattttctttttgttgttgtggctCTAAATTTTCCCTTGGTGGATTTTAAATGTCTATATTCAATATGAATA
Coding sequences within:
- the Usp6nl gene encoding USP6 N-terminal-like protein isoform X2, translated to MLHIPVGPLKFIHRDSDQDVALKLAQERAEIVAKYDRGREGAEIEPWEDADYLVYKVTDRFGFLHEEELPYHNAAMERQKHLEIERTTKWLKMLKGWEKYKNTEKFHRRIYKGIPLQLRGEVWALLLEIPKMKEETRDLYSKLKHRARGCSPDIRQIDLDVNRTFRDHIMFRDRYGVKQQSLFHVLAAYSIYNTEVGYCQGMSQITALLLMYMNEEDAFWALVKLFSGPKHAMHGFFVQGFPKLLRFQEHHEKILNKFLSKLKQHLDSQEIYTSFYTMKWFFQCFLDRTPFTLNLRIWDIYIFEGERVLTAMSYTILKLHRKHLMKLSMEELVGFLQETLAKDFFFEDDFVIEQLQVSMAELKRAKLDLPEPGKEDEYPKKPLGQLPPEFHSGGTNHLSNGQRSVGRPSPHLSSRRESGSSPHKKHEHSPHHHSRAGTPERVQQLRRKSVDEDSKNPKDEAKFQRKPSSGPQDNSRHYNHAAANQNSNATSNIRKEFMPKWNKPSDISALERTAKYAIEGRSRSLHPTLTVTVPSSADTRVSNVRQKMKVLDAGDGKRGSNASQYDNVPGSENENGGSVEDASAFSQSPRNVVHSNSPRKHAEPSSSSSKMSNKFTFKVQLPSYIRYPSQLEGEDRGTVHPPSYSNPPVYHGNSPKHVPTANSSSGSPQISPGAQMNLSRRPYGSTLSVDTSPEKSFSRPTPIVLPSSRIEVLPVDIGAGGYAGHSGSPKNGNFIIPPVDYLPENRKWSEASYTYRPEIHGPSWTRDASRSHLSNLPKYAPFQHVPFQDHNLPAVSVDSPVRYKMSPAVEDASPAGYQYAGPSPPAYHYRNREGLSVQESVLL
- the Usp6nl gene encoding USP6 N-terminal-like protein isoform X3, whose translation is MNSDQDVALKLAQERAEIVAKYDRGREGAEIEPWEDADYLVYKVTDRFGFLHEEELPYHNAAMERQKHLEIERTTKWLKMLKGWEKYKNTEKFHRRIYKGIPLQLRGEVWALLLEIPKMKEETRDLYSKLKHRARGCSPDIRQIDLDVNRTFRDHIMFRDRYGVKQQSLFHVLAAYSIYNTEVGYCQGMSQITALLLMYMNEEDAFWALVKLFSGPKHAMHGFFVQGFPKLLRFQEHHEKILNKFLSKLKQHLDSQEIYTSFYTMKWFFQCFLDRTPFTLNLRIWDIYIFEGERVLTAMSYTILKLHRKHLMKLSMEELVGFLQETLAKDFFFEDDFVIEQLQVSMAELKRAKLDLPEPGKEDEYPKKPLGQLPPEFHSGGTNHLSNGQRSVGRPSPHLSSRRESGSSPHKKHEHSPHHHSRAGTPERVQQLRRKSVDEDSKNPKDEAKFQRKPSSGPQDNSRHYNHAAANQNSNATSNIRKEFMPKWNKPSDISALERTAKYAIEGRSRSLHPTLTVTVPSSADTRVSNVRQKMKVLDAGDGKRGSNASQYDNVPGSENENGGSVEDASAFSQSPRNVVHSNSPRKHAEPSSSSSKMSNKFTFKVQLPSYIRYPSQLEGEDRGTVHPPSYSNPPVYHGNSPKHVPTANSSSGSPQISPGAQMNLSRRPYGSTLSVDTSPEKSFSRPTPIVLPSSRIEVLPVDIGAGGYAGHSGSPKNGNFIIPPVDYLPENRKWSEASYTYRPEIHGPSWTRDASRSHLSNLPKYAPFQHVPFQDHNLPAVSVDSPVRYKMSPAVEDASPAGYQYAGPSPPAYHYRNREGLSVQESVLL
- the Usp6nl gene encoding USP6 N-terminal-like protein isoform X4; this encodes MERQKHLEIERTTKWLKMLKGWEKYKNTEKFHRRIYKGIPLQLRGEVWALLLEIPKMKEETRDLYSKLKHRARGCSPDIRQIDLDVNRTFRDHIMFRDRYGVKQQSLFHVLAAYSIYNTEVGYCQGMSQITALLLMYMNEEDAFWALVKLFSGPKHAMHGFFVQGFPKLLRFQEHHEKILNKFLSKLKQHLDSQEIYTSFYTMKWFFQCFLDRTPFTLNLRIWDIYIFEGERVLTAMSYTILKLHRKHLMKLSMEELVGFLQETLAKDFFFEDDFVIEQLQVSMAELKRAKLDLPEPGKEDEYPKKPLGQLPPEFHSGGTNHLSNGQRSVGRPSPHLSSRRESGSSPHKKHEHSPHHHSRAGTPERVQQLRRKSVDEDSKNPKDEAKFQRKPSSGPQDNSRHYNHAAANQNSNATSNIRKEFMPKWNKPSDISALERTAKYAIEGRSRSLHPTLTVTVPSSADTRVSNVRQKMKVLDAGDGKRGSNASQYDNVPGSENENGGSVEDASAFSQSPRNVVHSNSPRKHAEPSSSSSKMSNKFTFKVQLPSYIRYPSQLEGEDRGTVHPPSYSNPPVYHGNSPKHVPTANSSSGSPQISPGAQMNLSRRPYGSTLSVDTSPEKSFSRPTPIVLPSSRIEVLPVDIGAGGYAGHSGSPKNGNFIIPPVDYLPENRKWSEASYTYRPEIHGPSWTRDASRSHLSNLPKYAPFQHVPFQDHNLPAVSVDSPVRYKMSPAVEDASPAGYQYAGPSPPAYHYRNREGLSVQESVLL
- the Usp6nl gene encoding USP6 N-terminal-like protein isoform X1, whose product is MRTEAAVISQGQRACLPQDSDQDVALKLAQERAEIVAKYDRGREGAEIEPWEDADYLVYKVTDRFGFLHEEELPYHNAAMERQKHLEIERTTKWLKMLKGWEKYKNTEKFHRRIYKGIPLQLRGEVWALLLEIPKMKEETRDLYSKLKHRARGCSPDIRQIDLDVNRTFRDHIMFRDRYGVKQQSLFHVLAAYSIYNTEVGYCQGMSQITALLLMYMNEEDAFWALVKLFSGPKHAMHGFFVQGFPKLLRFQEHHEKILNKFLSKLKQHLDSQEIYTSFYTMKWFFQCFLDRTPFTLNLRIWDIYIFEGERVLTAMSYTILKLHRKHLMKLSMEELVGFLQETLAKDFFFEDDFVIEQLQVSMAELKRAKLDLPEPGKEDEYPKKPLGQLPPEFHSGGTNHLSNGQRSVGRPSPHLSSRRESGSSPHKKHEHSPHHHSRAGTPERVQQLRRKSVDEDSKNPKDEAKFQRKPSSGPQDNSRHYNHAAANQNSNATSNIRKEFMPKWNKPSDISALERTAKYAIEGRSRSLHPTLTVTVPSSADTRVSNVRQKMKVLDAGDGKRGSNASQYDNVPGSENENGGSVEDASAFSQSPRNVVHSNSPRKHAEPSSSSSKMSNKFTFKVQLPSYIRYPSQLEGEDRGTVHPPSYSNPPVYHGNSPKHVPTANSSSGSPQISPGAQMNLSRRPYGSTLSVDTSPEKSFSRPTPIVLPSSRIEVLPVDIGAGGYAGHSGSPKNGNFIIPPVDYLPENRKWSEASYTYRPEIHGPSWTRDASRSHLSNLPKYAPFQHVPFQDHNLPAVSVDSPVRYKMSPAVEDASPAGYQYAGPSPPAYHYRNREGLSVQESVLL